The following is a genomic window from Deinococcus aerolatus.
CCTGGTGAATTTGCGATGTAGAGGGACAACGCCTTCTCGCCGGGCAGACTTTTCAGACGCTCGTTTTCCTGCTCGTGAATCGTCTTTCCGGGCGAAGCCATGCTGACGGGCCAGTCCATCCAGTGACTGTTCACCGCGCAGGACGACGAGCACGATCTTCTCCTTGAGTTCTGGCGACCCCGTCTTCCGTTGCTTTCCCAGACGTGCCCTCCAGTGTGCTCCACCCTCTCAACGGGGAGGGCACTTTCTGTCGGGATTCCTGGAGCATTGCCGAGGGAAGTTATGGAGGCCGGTGCCTGCTGGAGACGTCGCGCTGATCCAGACCGCTTGACGGGGGCAAGCTCAGCGGGCTCGGCCTGACCGTGAGACGGTCTCCCGCCGGACCCATATACAGCCGCTGTGGCCGGGTCATCTCCAGCCTTCAGCTCACCCGCTGCCGTCCGCGTCCATCAGCGTGAAGGCGAAGGTGCTGCCCACACCGGGTTCAGAGTGTGCCCACACGCGTCCCTCGTGACGTTCCACGATCTTCTGGACCACGGCGAGGCCCATTCCAGTGCCGTCGTACTGTTCCCGGCTGTGAAGGCGCTGGAAGATCTGGAAGATCTGCGTGGCGTACTGGGCGTCGAAGCCGATGCCGTTGTCCTGGACCTGTACCTGCCAGCCCTCAGCCTCGCGGCGCGCGCTGACCGTGACCTGGGGACGGACGTCAGCCTGGCGGAACTTGACCGCATTGCCGATCAGGTTCTGGAACACCTGTACCAGCTCGCTGTGGGCGCCAAGAACACGTGGAAGGTCCCCCCAGGTCACGTCCGCGCCGCTTTCCTGAATGGCGATGTGCAGGGAGGCCAGCGCCTCGCGCAGCGGCGCGTCCAGCTCCACCGGGCGCAGGGGCTCCTTGACCGCGTTCAGGCGTGAGAACACCAGCAGGTCATTGATCAGCACCTTCATACGCTGTGCGCCCTGGATGACCAGGGCCAAGTACTTCAGCCCCCGGTCATCCAGGCGCTCGGCGTAGCGGTGCTCGAGCAGCTCCGTGAAGCTCGCGATGGTGCGCAGCGGCTCTTGCAGGTCGTGCGACGCCACGTAGGCGAAGCGTTCGAGCTCCACGTTGCTGCGTCTGAGCGCCCGCGTCTGCTCCTCGAGCTCACGGGTCCGGGCCTCCACCCGCTGCTCAAGCGTGGCGTGGCTGTCCTGCAACTGCTCGTGCAGTCGGGCGTGCGCCAGGGCCAGGCCCGCGCGGCGCCCGAGTTCCTGAGCCAGTTCCAGGTCTGCAGGGGTGAAGCTCCGGTGCGTCTCGGCCAGCGCGAAAGACAGCACCCCCACGGTCTGGCCATGCGCGAGCATCGGCACCCCCAGGTAGGACCGCAGCCCCAGCGCGCGCACCCGCGCCTTCTGGCGGTCACTGACGTCCAGCATGTCGATCATCTCGGGGGTGATGCTGGGCAGGTGCAGAACGGTGCCGCTGCGGTAGATCTCGGCCGTTCCGTCAGGCGCGTCGATGCGCGTGGGCGTCTCGCTCACGTACTCACGCAGGGTTCGGACCTTTTCCGGGTCCGTGTGGGCCAGGCCGTGCGGGTGGAGGTGGGGACCGTCGGGCAGGTAGATGGCGCACCAGTCGGCCATGCGGGGAACCGCCAGGTTGGCGAGCCGGGCCAGCATGGCCTCCAGATCCAACGAGGAGGCCAGGGCCTCGCCCGCCTCGGCCAGAAATGCCATCTGCTCGCGGGCCTGGCGCTCGGTTTCCAGCAGGTGAGCGCGGTTGAGGGCCAGCGCGCACTGCTCGGACATCGCGGTCAGGAAATCACGCTCCGCATCATCAAAGGTTCGCGGGGTATCGTACATCAGCGCCAGATAGCCGAAGGTGGTGTCCCGCACGCCCAGCGGCAGGACCGCCGCCGCGGCGAACTGCCGGGGCCAGACGCCGGCAATCGCCGTGAACTGCGTTTCAAGTGCGGCACGCAGGCCGAACACCGGCTCTCCTGTGCGAACGACGTGACTGCCGGGGAGGTTCAGGGTCAACGGAAACTTGGCCAGCGCCCTCCGGACCTCTGCTTCGTAGCCCAGTTCGCCCAGCAGGTGCAGGTGCTCGCCCTCTGGCGTGAGCACGCTGACCGAGCCGCGGGCTGCCTGGGTGCTCGGAATGACCTCGCGCAAGATCACCTCCACCACCTGCGCGGGTGTGATGGTCTGCTCCATATTCCGGGCGACGGCGTAGAGGGCGTCCTGCCGAACCTGAACGCGTACCTGCTCGCTGAGATCGCGCAGGTACGCCGTGAAGTACACGCCGCCTTCCAGATGCACGTCGTGGATGGTGAGCTCACACGGAAAGATCTCGCCGCCCCGGCGCTGGGCCTCCAGCCGAAGGCGCTGGTTGAGGACATGCGCCTTGCCCGTGCTCAGGTACCGTTTCAGTCCCGCGTGGTGGGCGCCGCGGTAGGCCGGCGGAATGATCAGCTCGCTGAGTGGACGCCCTATCGCCTCGCTGCGGGGGTAGCCGAAGGTCTGTTCGGCAGCCACGTTCCACTCAATGACCTGGCCATCCTGATTAATACAGATGATGCAGTCGAGCGCGGCATGAAACAGCGTGGCGGTCAGGACATCCAGAGGCAAGGTGATAATCCGTAGTCTACGTGATGAAGCCCCGCTTTTCAGCGTGAGGCATCTCAGGTCAGCACGGACTGTAGACGGCAAGCTCTCGCAAGCGGCAGCATCCGGTCTTGCTGGGATGTTGTGGCCCGTGCACGATTATGGTGCAGAGCCACCCCGATAGTACGCGGAGCCCTCTGTCCCGGACAGGTCCACATTGAGACTGTGCTGGACGGCAAACTCCCGGACGTGTGTCGGGTTGCGAACAGGCACGATACAGGGCGGTGTCCTGGGTAAGTGACCATGCCAAACCCCGCCGATCTTCAGCGGACCGAACTCGCCCGCCACCTCAACGCCTGCGTGCCTGTTCTCCGTCAGGACACGCTGCAGCGTGCCCCGGGACATCGTCTTGGCGATGGTCGACAGGATGTCTCTCTACGCTGCTCAAAGTGGCGTGATCAAGCAGGCGGACCACGGTGTGCGAGCGCTTTATAGTGCTGGGCGATGTCCAACTCTGGCCTGCTGACGCTCGACACACTGTCGGATGAAATCACCCGGCTGCGTAATGCCCTGGCCGAGGCCCAGCGTCAGAACGAGGTCCTGTCTACCTCTGTGGCCCTGAGTGAGGCCGCAGCCACCACCGATGACGTGACCGCACTGGCGCGCCACGTGGGGGCCATCCTGCGCCGTAACATCCCCAACCTGCTGGCCGCGTACTTCACGCGCGAGGGCGAGCGTTGGGTGGCCGAGGTGGACAGCGACGCGGTTCCCCCTGAGTTCATGGCGCTGCTCCGGGCTGGGCTGCCCCTGGGCACGCCCTTCCTGGCCCAGACGGTGGCCGCCCGCACGCCGCAGTTCTTTGACCACTGGAACTCGGTACAGCAGGGCATGCCGCAGGCTGCGCAGTTTCAGGCGGTGGGCGTGGCTCCCTTCTTTCAGGGTGAGCAGCCTGTCGCGCTGCTCACGGTAGGGCTGGTGGGTCAGGCGGTGTGGACTGAGCAGCAGCGACACCTGTTCCTGGCGGTGCATCAGGCGCTGTACAGCGCCCAGCAGCGCAAAGCCCTGGGCCAGGAACAGCAGCGCGCCCTGGAAGCGTTCATGACACTGACTGAGGCCATCGGCCTGGAGACGGACCGGGTCCGGCTGGCGGAGCGGGCGTGCGAGCTGTTCCTGGCCTCCATGCCGGGCTGGTCCACGGGCTACTACGAGTGGGACGGTGGTCTGTGGCGGGCGCGGCACACCAACGTGCCGGACCCGGTCCTGCGCGCCGCGCTGTTTGCAGGCGTGCCGGCCTCCACCCCTGGCGTGTCCGCAGCCGTGGAGGCCGGGGGACCGGTGTTCTTTGACCGATTGGGGGCCCGCGACGAGCACGTTGCGGGAGCCGGATCCTACGACGCGGCGGCCTTCATCCCGTACTTCCGGGACGGCCAGCCGGCCGCCATGTTGGCCATCGGCAGCGAGGAGTATCAGACGTGGCAGCCAGAGGACCGGGCCCTGTTCGAGGCTGTCGGCCGCAGTCTGGGTCTGGGGCTGGAACGGGCGTGGCAGGCCCAGGACCTGGAGGAGCAACGCCGCGAGTTGCAGGTGGCCAACAAGGCGCTCCATGTGGCCAACGAGGACCTGGAAGCCTTCGCGTACAGCGCCTCGCATGACCTGCGGACCCCGGTACGGCACGTCAAGGGCTTTGCGGAGGTGACCCGTCGGGCCCTGACTGGCGGACAGCCTGATAAAGCTGTGCGGTCCTTGCAGGTGGTGGAGCAGGCCGCTGATCAGATGAACTGCATGATCGACGCCATGCTGGCCCTGTCGCGCAGCACC
Proteins encoded in this region:
- a CDS encoding GAF domain-containing protein, which gives rise to MPLDVLTATLFHAALDCIICINQDGQVIEWNVAAEQTFGYPRSEAIGRPLSELIIPPAYRGAHHAGLKRYLSTGKAHVLNQRLRLEAQRRGGEIFPCELTIHDVHLEGGVYFTAYLRDLSEQVRVQVRQDALYAVARNMEQTITPAQVVEVILREVIPSTQAARGSVSVLTPEGEHLHLLGELGYEAEVRRALAKFPLTLNLPGSHVVRTGEPVFGLRAALETQFTAIAGVWPRQFAAAAVLPLGVRDTTFGYLALMYDTPRTFDDAERDFLTAMSEQCALALNRAHLLETERQAREQMAFLAEAGEALASSLDLEAMLARLANLAVPRMADWCAIYLPDGPHLHPHGLAHTDPEKVRTLREYVSETPTRIDAPDGTAEIYRSGTVLHLPSITPEMIDMLDVSDRQKARVRALGLRSYLGVPMLAHGQTVGVLSFALAETHRSFTPADLELAQELGRRAGLALAHARLHEQLQDSHATLEQRVEARTRELEEQTRALRRSNVELERFAYVASHDLQEPLRTIASFTELLEHRYAERLDDRGLKYLALVIQGAQRMKVLINDLLVFSRLNAVKEPLRPVELDAPLREALASLHIAIQESGADVTWGDLPRVLGAHSELVQVFQNLIGNAVKFRQADVRPQVTVSARREAEGWQVQVQDNGIGFDAQYATQIFQIFQRLHSREQYDGTGMGLAVVQKIVERHEGRVWAHSEPGVGSTFAFTLMDADGSG
- a CDS encoding sensor histidine kinase produces the protein MSNSGLLTLDTLSDEITRLRNALAEAQRQNEVLSTSVALSEAAATTDDVTALARHVGAILRRNIPNLLAAYFTREGERWVAEVDSDAVPPEFMALLRAGLPLGTPFLAQTVAARTPQFFDHWNSVQQGMPQAAQFQAVGVAPFFQGEQPVALLTVGLVGQAVWTEQQRHLFLAVHQALYSAQQRKALGQEQQRALEAFMTLTEAIGLETDRVRLAERACELFLASMPGWSTGYYEWDGGLWRARHTNVPDPVLRAALFAGVPASTPGVSAAVEAGGPVFFDRLGARDEHVAGAGSYDAAAFIPYFRDGQPAAMLAIGSEEYQTWQPEDRALFEAVGRSLGLGLERAWQAQDLEEQRRELQVANKALHVANEDLEAFAYSASHDLRTPVRHVKGFAEVTRRALTGGQPDKAVRSLQVVEQAADQMNCMIDAMLALSRSTVQPLAYTAVDLGVLVDHARENVEDEATGRQIEWRVEPLPQVMGDPATLQQVLTNLLSNAVKFTRTRERAVIEIGTHTGDGAWTVWVRDNGVGFDPAYAARLFGPFQRLHRHSEFEGTGIGLATVRRIILRHGGRIWADSVPGQGTTFSFTLPHVRPLLLGDGAPGRTDTNLHPGVGVAVPGMEKAARRPP